From the genome of Segatella hominis, one region includes:
- the rpsN gene encoding 30S ribosomal protein S14 has protein sequence MAKESMKAREVKRAKLVARYAEKREALKKIIATSNDPAEAYEAARKLQAIPKNANPIRLHNRCKITGRPKGYIRQFGLSRIQFREMASAGLIPGVKKASW, from the coding sequence ATGGCAAAAGAATCAATGAAAGCTCGCGAGGTTAAGCGTGCAAAGCTTGTAGCTCGTTACGCTGAAAAGCGCGAAGCACTGAAAAAGATTATTGCAACTTCTAATGACCCAGCTGAAGCATACGAGGCAGCTCGTAAGCTTCAGGCTATTCCAAAGAATGCAAACCCTATCCGTCTTCACAATCGTTGCAAGATCACTGGTCGTCCAAAGGGTTATATCCGCCAGTTCGGTCTTTCTCGTATCCAGTTCCGTGAGATGGCTTCTGCAGGTTTGATTCCAGGCGTTAAGAAGGCTAGCTGGTAA
- the rpsH gene encoding 30S ribosomal protein S8: protein MTDPIADYLTRLRNAIMAHHRVVEVPASNLKKEITKILFEKGYILNYKFVEDGPQGTIKVALKYNPTTKQNAIKCLKRVSTPGLRKYTGYKDMPRVINGLGIAILSTSKGVMTDKEAADLKIGGEVLCYIY, encoded by the coding sequence ATGACAGATCCAATAGCAGATTATCTGACAAGACTCAGAAATGCAATCATGGCTCATCACCGTGTTGTAGAAGTTCCTGCGTCTAACTTGAAGAAAGAGATCACTAAGATCCTCTTCGAGAAAGGTTACATCCTTAACTACAAGTTTGTAGAGGATGGTCCTCAGGGTACTATCAAAGTTGCTTTGAAGTACAATCCAACTACTAAGCAAAACGCTATTAAGTGTTTGAAGCGTGTTTCTACTCCAGGTTTGCGTAAGTATACTGGTTATAAGGACATGCCAAGAGTTATTAACGGATTAGGTATTGCTATCTTATCTACATCCAAAGGTGTAATGACAGACAAAGAGGCTGCTGATCTTAAGATTGGTGGTGAGGTTCTTTGCTATATTTATTAA